The following proteins are encoded in a genomic region of Nocardioides renjunii:
- a CDS encoding WD40/YVTN/BNR-like repeat-containing protein: MSRTLLMVGTRKGMWLGTSDEARSAWDWTGPHFPMEEVYSVMVDTRSSAPRLLAGASSSWLGPQVWRSDDLGESWDETPNGAARFPEDTGATLARVWQLQPGFEDDVVWAGTEPGAVFRSTDRGETFSLVRGLWDHPHREEWNEGFGGQAFHTILPDPRDADHVLVALSTGGVYTTADGGESWKPSNSGVKAEFFPGDRNYPEFGQCVHKVARDAEDPDRLYLQNHGGVYRSDDGGASWVDIAPGLPTEFGFAMVAHPHRGDTAYTFPIDSAGARWPVDGKARVYRTTDAGSSWEPLGDGGLPDGYFTAVMRDGMCADDHEQVGLYFGGRNGSVWASPDEGASWQEIQKDLPDVLVVRAAKLD; encoded by the coding sequence ATGTCGCGCACGCTGCTCATGGTCGGGACCCGCAAGGGCATGTGGCTCGGGACGTCCGACGAGGCCCGCTCGGCGTGGGACTGGACGGGTCCGCACTTCCCCATGGAGGAGGTCTACTCCGTCATGGTGGACACCCGGTCGTCCGCGCCGCGGCTGCTCGCGGGGGCGTCCTCGAGCTGGCTGGGCCCTCAGGTCTGGCGCTCGGACGACCTGGGCGAGTCGTGGGACGAGACCCCCAACGGGGCCGCCCGCTTCCCCGAGGACACCGGCGCGACGCTGGCCCGCGTGTGGCAGCTCCAGCCGGGCTTCGAGGACGACGTGGTCTGGGCCGGCACCGAGCCGGGAGCCGTCTTCCGCTCGACCGACCGGGGTGAGACGTTCTCCCTGGTGCGCGGGCTGTGGGACCACCCCCACCGCGAGGAGTGGAACGAGGGGTTCGGCGGCCAGGCGTTCCACACGATCCTCCCGGACCCCCGCGACGCCGACCACGTGCTGGTGGCCCTCTCGACCGGAGGCGTCTACACGACCGCGGACGGTGGCGAGTCCTGGAAGCCTTCGAACTCAGGGGTCAAGGCCGAGTTCTTCCCCGGCGACCGCAACTACCCCGAGTTCGGCCAGTGCGTCCACAAGGTCGCCCGCGACGCCGAGGACCCGGACCGGCTGTACCTGCAGAACCACGGCGGCGTCTACCGCTCCGACGACGGCGGCGCGTCCTGGGTCGACATCGCCCCCGGCCTGCCGACGGAGTTCGGCTTCGCGATGGTCGCCCACCCCCACCGCGGCGACACGGCGTACACCTTCCCCATCGACAGCGCCGGCGCCCGTTGGCCCGTCGACGGCAAGGCCCGCGTCTACCGCACGACCGACGCCGGCTCGTCGTGGGAGCCGCTGGGCGACGGCGGCCTGCCGGACGGCTACTTCACCGCCGTCATGCGCGACGGGATGTGCGCCGACGACCACGAGCAGGTGGGCCTCTACTTCGGCGGCCGCAACGGGAGCGTCTGGGCCTCGCCCGACGAGGGCGCCAGCTGGCAGGAGATCCAGAAGGACCTCCCCGACGTGCTGGTCGTGCGGGCCGCAAAGCTCGACTGA
- a CDS encoding PadR family transcriptional regulator: protein MSQDLPATGYAILGLLTFGDELTGYEIKQRADITLRFYWVSPAMSQIYTELRRLTDRGLVAAAARTDGGREVTSYAITETGQAALRAWMDGTPAGFPVLKHTVLLRLLVGHATEPEQTARMLEEYVAELAQATADLAEVRESLRGADRPGEPLRFPSLVADWGLDYFAAETRHAHRALDSLQDDRSA, encoded by the coding sequence ATGAGTCAAGACCTCCCGGCGACCGGCTACGCGATCCTCGGCCTCCTCACCTTCGGCGACGAGCTGACGGGGTACGAGATCAAGCAGCGCGCCGACATCACGCTCCGCTTCTACTGGGTCTCGCCCGCGATGAGCCAGATCTACACCGAGCTGCGCCGCCTTACCGACCGCGGCCTGGTCGCCGCCGCCGCCCGGACGGACGGCGGCCGGGAGGTGACGTCGTACGCCATCACCGAGACCGGGCAGGCCGCGCTCAGGGCGTGGATGGACGGCACGCCGGCCGGCTTCCCGGTGCTCAAGCACACCGTCCTGCTCCGGCTGCTCGTCGGGCACGCGACCGAGCCGGAGCAGACCGCCCGGATGCTCGAGGAGTACGTCGCCGAGCTGGCGCAGGCGACCGCGGACCTCGCCGAGGTCCGCGAGTCCCTGCGCGGCGCGGACCGCCCCGGTGAGCCGCTGCGCTTCCCCTCGCTGGTGGCCGACTGGGGACTGGACTACTTCGCCGCGGAGACCCGCCACGCGCACCGTGCGCTGGACAGCCTCCAGGACGACCGGTCGGCCTGA
- a CDS encoding EamA family transporter, whose translation MTSRPSRDLLGPVGLVLIGILSVQLGAAIAKGLFGEISPTAMVWLRLVTSALVLAAVARPRLGGRTRQDWLVVLGFGASLATMNWAIYQSFSRIPLGIAVTIEFIGPLTLAVVGSRRARDLVWVLLAGAGVALLGFQRTGLDPLGVVYALLAGAAWAAYILLSASTGRRWAGFDGLAVASVVAALAMTLPALLTAGTSLWDGRVLLIGALVGLLSSVIPYSCELVALRSLRPAVFGILMSLEPAAAALAAIVVLQEHLPPVQWIAIACVVAASIGATRSGSAPGEPPAGPDADDVERGRSATPGTIAT comes from the coding sequence GTGACCTCCCGACCGAGCCGAGACCTCCTCGGCCCCGTCGGACTGGTCCTCATCGGCATCCTGTCGGTCCAGCTCGGCGCCGCCATTGCCAAGGGCCTGTTCGGGGAGATCTCGCCGACGGCCATGGTGTGGCTGCGGCTGGTCACCAGCGCCCTCGTGCTCGCCGCGGTCGCCCGCCCGCGCCTGGGCGGACGCACCCGCCAGGACTGGCTGGTCGTCCTCGGCTTCGGCGCGAGCCTGGCCACCATGAACTGGGCGATCTACCAGTCCTTCTCGCGCATCCCGCTCGGCATCGCGGTGACGATCGAGTTCATCGGACCACTGACGCTGGCCGTCGTGGGGTCGCGCCGCGCCCGCGACCTGGTCTGGGTCCTGCTGGCCGGCGCCGGGGTGGCGCTGCTCGGCTTCCAGCGCACGGGCCTCGACCCGCTGGGAGTCGTGTACGCCCTGCTGGCTGGCGCGGCGTGGGCGGCGTACATCCTGCTGAGCGCCAGCACCGGGCGGCGTTGGGCGGGCTTCGACGGGCTGGCGGTCGCCAGCGTCGTCGCGGCGCTCGCGATGACCCTGCCCGCCCTGCTCACCGCCGGGACGAGCCTGTGGGACGGCCGCGTCCTGCTGATCGGCGCGCTGGTCGGGCTGCTGAGCTCGGTCATCCCCTACAGCTGCGAGCTGGTCGCGCTGCGCAGCCTCCGGCCGGCCGTCTTCGGGATCCTGATGAGCCTCGAGCCCGCCGCCGCGGCGCTCGCCGCCATCGTCGTGCTGCAGGAGCACCTCCCGCCGGTCCAGTGGATCGCGATCGCGTGTGTCGTCGCGGCCTCCATCGGCGCCACCCGTTCCGGGTCGGCGCCCGGTGAGCCGCCGGCGGGCCCGGACGCCGACGACGTCGAGCGAGGACGTTCGGCGACACCCGGCACAATCGCGACATGA
- a CDS encoding PQQ-dependent sugar dehydrogenase: MRSRLALGSLALALATAGCADNTPAPIPRTTQPTDAPSQPTPTEEPGNDGQSGGSDDGGKPGTGGDREPRAVGTLVDLLEVPWGVDFLPDGAAVVTERMTGRVLQVTADGTLSRLGAITSAVPQGEAGLLGVAVSPDFDTDRTLFFYVTTGTDNRVVRAELDGSRLGEPSVVLDGIPAGFIHDGGRIAFGPDGHLYVTTGETGDPALAQDPDSLAGKILRITPDGEPAPGNPDPGSPVWSLGHRNVQGLAWDDEGRLWASEFGDSTWDELNLVEKGGNYGWPEVEGRGGRKQFIDPQLVWPVEQASPSGLSYADGHLWMAGLRGQRLWRITVTAAGKAARPTAFFTEDYGRLRTVATAPDGLLWVTTSNQDGRGEPTPADDRIIQVRP; encoded by the coding sequence ATGAGATCGCGACTGGCCCTCGGCTCACTGGCGCTCGCGCTCGCCACCGCCGGCTGTGCCGACAACACGCCCGCGCCGATCCCCCGCACGACCCAGCCGACCGACGCACCCAGCCAGCCGACGCCGACCGAGGAGCCCGGGAACGATGGGCAGTCCGGCGGGTCGGACGACGGCGGCAAGCCCGGCACCGGGGGCGACCGGGAACCGCGGGCCGTCGGCACCCTCGTCGACCTCCTCGAGGTGCCGTGGGGCGTCGACTTCCTGCCCGACGGCGCCGCGGTCGTCACCGAGCGGATGACCGGGCGGGTCCTGCAGGTCACCGCGGACGGCACGCTGAGCCGCCTCGGCGCCATCACCTCGGCCGTGCCGCAGGGCGAGGCCGGCCTGCTCGGCGTCGCGGTCTCCCCGGACTTCGACACCGACCGGACGCTGTTCTTCTACGTCACGACCGGCACCGACAACCGCGTCGTCAGGGCCGAGCTCGACGGCTCCAGGCTCGGTGAGCCGAGCGTGGTCCTCGACGGCATCCCGGCCGGCTTCATCCACGACGGCGGGCGCATCGCGTTCGGCCCGGACGGCCACCTCTACGTCACCACCGGCGAGACCGGCGACCCCGCGCTCGCGCAGGACCCCGACAGCCTGGCCGGGAAGATCCTGCGCATCACCCCGGACGGCGAGCCGGCGCCCGGCAACCCCGACCCCGGCTCCCCCGTCTGGTCGCTCGGCCACCGCAACGTGCAAGGCCTTGCCTGGGACGACGAGGGCCGGCTGTGGGCCTCCGAGTTCGGCGACTCCACCTGGGACGAGCTGAACCTCGTCGAGAAGGGCGGCAACTACGGCTGGCCCGAGGTCGAGGGGCGGGGCGGTCGGAAGCAGTTCATCGACCCCCAGCTCGTCTGGCCGGTCGAGCAGGCGTCCCCCAGCGGGCTGTCGTACGCCGACGGGCACCTCTGGATGGCCGGGCTCCGCGGCCAGCGCCTGTGGCGGATCACGGTCACGGCGGCCGGCAAGGCGGCCCGGCCGACGGCGTTCTTCACCGAGGACTACGGCCGGCTGCGCACGGTGGCCACGGCCCCCGACGGGCTGCTGTGGGTGACCACCTCCAACCAGGACGGTCGCGGCGAGCCGACGCCCGCGGACGACCGGATCATCCAGGTCCGTCCCTGA
- a CDS encoding ECF transporter S component — translation MSILDRTTPATGVALPIGPRTAAVLVVASLAGLMMLCWPFLLVAQPGERVEPPFVFLVLLPVVVVVVLAEMGEGGMDSRVLAVLGVLSAINAVMRALGAGTAGIELVFFLLILGGRVFGAGFGFALGCTSLFASALLTAGVGPWLPFQMICAAWVGMGAGLLPRRAGGRAEIAMLVVYAVVASYAYGLLMNLSSWPFALGIAVPGHEGSLAYVAGAPVLENAHRFLVYTLLTSTGGWDTGRAITTAVAVVVLGPAILTTLRRAARRAVVRPG, via the coding sequence ATGAGCATCCTCGATCGCACGACCCCGGCGACGGGTGTCGCCCTGCCGATCGGGCCGCGCACCGCCGCCGTCCTCGTCGTCGCCTCGCTCGCCGGGCTGATGATGCTCTGCTGGCCGTTCCTGCTCGTCGCCCAGCCGGGCGAGCGGGTCGAGCCGCCGTTCGTGTTCCTCGTGCTGCTCCCCGTCGTGGTGGTCGTCGTCCTCGCCGAGATGGGGGAGGGCGGGATGGACTCGCGGGTCCTCGCGGTGCTCGGCGTCCTCTCGGCCATCAACGCCGTGATGCGCGCCCTCGGTGCGGGCACGGCCGGCATCGAGCTGGTGTTCTTCCTGCTCATCCTGGGCGGGCGGGTGTTCGGCGCCGGCTTCGGCTTCGCGCTCGGCTGCACGTCGCTGTTCGCCTCGGCGCTCCTCACCGCGGGCGTCGGCCCGTGGCTGCCGTTCCAGATGATCTGCGCCGCCTGGGTCGGGATGGGCGCCGGGCTGCTCCCGCGGCGCGCCGGCGGGCGGGCCGAGATCGCGATGCTCGTGGTCTACGCCGTCGTCGCCTCCTACGCCTACGGCCTCCTGATGAACCTCAGCTCCTGGCCGTTCGCGCTGGGCATCGCCGTGCCCGGCCACGAGGGGTCGCTGGCCTACGTCGCCGGGGCGCCGGTGCTGGAGAACGCGCACCGGTTCCTCGTCTACACGCTGCTCACCTCGACCGGCGGCTGGGACACCGGTCGCGCGATCACGACCGCGGTCGCCGTCGTCGTCCTCGGCCCGGCCATCCTCACCACGCTGCGTCGCGCCGCGCGTCGCGCCGTCGTACGCCCGGGCTGA
- a CDS encoding ABC transporter ATP-binding protein, whose product MIELRDIGLRYAEHHVLRGVDLTLDEGELVLVSGRTGVGKSTLLGVVTGLVPRFTGGVLTGDVLLDGRSIVDQPPRERAHLVGYVGQDPLSGFVADTVEEELAYGMEQLGTAPETMRRRVEETLDLLGIADLRARDLRTLSGGQQQRVAIGSVLTTHPRVLVLDEPTSALDPTAAEDVLATITRLVHDLGLTVLLAEHRLERVVPFADRICLVTGDGSVRVDEPQQVLRDSPVAPPLVELGRLAGWEPLPLTVRDARRHARSLPELVAPDPTPAVASPALLAARGVTVVHGSHAAVRDLDLTLAAGQVTVLMGRNGSGKSSLIWALQGTGRRRSGTVDVDGRDPAALAPAERRTRVGLVPQTAADLLYLETVDEECAAADTGADAAPGTCRALLDRLAPGIDPRIHPRDLSEGQRLALALSIVLTARPPVVLLDEPTRGLDYAGKGELARIVAGLAEDGHAVLLATHDVEFAAHVADEVVVMAEGEVVSSGPPRRVLAESPSFAPQVTKVLGAPWLVVEEVAAALGTRDAR is encoded by the coding sequence ATGATCGAGCTGCGCGACATCGGCCTGCGCTACGCCGAGCACCACGTCCTCCGCGGCGTCGACCTCACCCTCGACGAGGGTGAGCTGGTCCTCGTCTCCGGGCGGACCGGCGTCGGGAAGTCGACGCTCCTCGGCGTGGTGACCGGCCTCGTGCCGAGGTTCACCGGCGGCGTCCTCACCGGCGACGTCCTGCTCGACGGCCGCAGCATCGTGGACCAGCCGCCGCGGGAGCGGGCGCACCTCGTCGGCTACGTGGGCCAGGACCCGCTCTCGGGCTTCGTCGCCGACACGGTCGAGGAGGAGCTGGCCTACGGCATGGAGCAGCTCGGGACCGCTCCCGAGACGATGCGGCGCCGGGTCGAGGAGACGCTCGACCTGCTCGGCATCGCCGACCTCCGCGCCCGGGACCTCCGCACCCTCTCCGGTGGCCAGCAGCAGCGGGTCGCCATCGGCTCCGTCCTCACCACGCATCCCCGCGTCCTCGTGCTGGACGAGCCGACGTCGGCCCTCGACCCCACCGCGGCCGAGGACGTCCTCGCGACCATCACCCGGCTGGTCCACGACCTCGGCCTGACCGTGCTGCTCGCCGAGCACCGGCTCGAGCGGGTCGTGCCGTTCGCCGACCGCATCTGCCTGGTCACCGGCGACGGCTCCGTCCGCGTCGACGAGCCCCAGCAGGTGCTCCGGGACTCGCCGGTGGCGCCGCCGCTGGTCGAGCTGGGCCGCCTCGCCGGCTGGGAGCCGCTGCCGCTGACGGTGCGCGACGCCCGGCGGCACGCCCGCTCGCTGCCGGAGCTCGTCGCTCCCGACCCCACCCCTGCCGTGGCGTCCCCGGCGCTGCTCGCGGCGCGCGGCGTCACGGTCGTCCACGGCTCCCACGCCGCGGTCCGCGACCTGGACCTGACGCTCGCGGCCGGTCAGGTGACCGTGCTGATGGGTCGCAACGGGTCCGGCAAGTCCAGCCTCATCTGGGCGCTGCAGGGCACGGGTCGGCGCCGCTCGGGCACCGTCGACGTCGACGGTCGCGACCCCGCCGCCCTCGCGCCCGCCGAGCGTCGTACACGCGTCGGGCTCGTGCCGCAGACGGCCGCCGACCTGCTCTACCTCGAGACGGTCGACGAGGAGTGCGCCGCCGCGGACACCGGCGCCGATGCCGCGCCCGGCACCTGCCGCGCCCTCCTCGACCGGCTGGCGCCCGGGATCGACCCGCGGATCCACCCGCGCGACCTCTCCGAGGGCCAGCGGCTCGCGCTCGCCCTGTCGATCGTCCTCACCGCCCGCCCGCCGGTCGTGCTGCTCGACGAGCCCACGCGCGGCCTGGACTACGCCGGCAAGGGCGAGCTCGCCCGCATCGTCGCGGGCCTCGCCGAGGACGGGCACGCGGTGCTGCTCGCGACCCACGACGTGGAGTTCGCGGCCCACGTCGCCGACGAGGTGGTCGTGATGGCCGAGGGCGAGGTCGTCTCCAGCGGACCGCCGCGTCGGGTGCTCGCCGAGTCGCCGTCGTTCGCGCCGCAGGTCACCAAGGTCCTCGGCGCCCCGTGGCTCGTCGTGGAGGAAGTGGCCGCCGCGCTCGGGACGAGGGACGCCCGATGA
- a CDS encoding energy-coupling factor transporter transmembrane component T, which produces MPGPAVPVTGLPRDLHPIAWWSWAIGLATAASLTTNPLVLILVMGSATVVVMARRSGHPYGRSFRLYALLAAMTVVLRVVFRIVFGGQAVGHVLLELPEVPLPDWAAGIRLLGPVTSEALLAGLYDGLRLAAIILCVGAANSLANPKRLLASVPPALYEIGTAMVVAVTIFPQLADSARRVRAAQALRGGTTTGVARLRRFLVPVLEDALERSLALAAGMDTRGYGRSGGATPRERRLTGSLLLLALTGICVGTYAWLDPTAPRVLALPMLGAGVAVAVLGMVSAGRRVQRTRYRPDPWRAPELLTVATGVVVAVLGWYVAHTQVAVAYPGVDVAPYLSPLALAVGVLGAVPAVATPVPASALAQLEATA; this is translated from the coding sequence GTGCCCGGACCGGCCGTGCCCGTGACGGGACTGCCGCGTGACCTGCACCCGATCGCCTGGTGGTCCTGGGCGATCGGGCTGGCCACTGCTGCGTCCCTGACCACCAACCCGCTGGTGCTGATCCTCGTCATGGGGTCGGCGACGGTCGTGGTGATGGCACGCCGGTCCGGGCATCCCTACGGCCGGTCGTTCCGGCTGTACGCCCTGCTCGCCGCCATGACGGTGGTCCTCCGGGTGGTGTTCCGGATCGTCTTCGGCGGCCAGGCGGTCGGCCACGTGCTGCTGGAGCTGCCCGAGGTCCCGCTGCCCGACTGGGCGGCCGGGATCCGGCTGCTCGGGCCGGTCACCAGCGAGGCGCTGCTCGCCGGGCTCTACGACGGCCTCCGGCTCGCCGCGATCATCCTGTGCGTCGGAGCGGCCAACTCGCTCGCGAACCCCAAGCGGCTCCTCGCGTCGGTGCCCCCGGCGCTCTACGAGATCGGCACCGCGATGGTCGTCGCCGTGACGATCTTCCCGCAGCTCGCCGACAGCGCCCGCCGGGTCCGCGCCGCCCAGGCGCTCCGCGGCGGTACGACGACCGGTGTCGCGCGCCTGCGCCGCTTCCTCGTCCCGGTCCTCGAGGACGCGCTCGAGCGCTCCCTCGCGCTGGCCGCCGGCATGGACACCCGCGGCTACGGTCGCTCCGGGGGAGCGACGCCCCGCGAGCGCCGGCTCACCGGATCGCTGCTGCTGCTCGCGCTGACCGGCATCTGCGTCGGGACCTACGCGTGGCTCGACCCGACCGCCCCGCGCGTCCTCGCCCTGCCGATGCTTGGCGCGGGCGTGGCGGTGGCCGTGCTGGGGATGGTCAGCGCCGGCCGCCGGGTGCAGCGGACCCGCTACCGCCCCGATCCGTGGCGCGCACCGGAGCTGCTGACCGTCGCCACCGGGGTGGTCGTGGCCGTGCTGGGCTGGTACGTCGCCCACACGCAGGTCGCCGTCGCCTACCCGGGCGTCGACGTGGCGCCGTACCTCTCCCCGCTCGCCCTCGCCGTCGGCGTCCTGGGCGCCGTCCCGGCCGTCGCCACGCCGGTCCCGGCCAGCGCCCTGGCCCAGCTCGAGGCGACGGCATGA
- a CDS encoding prenyltransferase/squalene oxidase repeat-containing protein: MKLTSGLAVVALAAATLAPSAAAAAPVPPTQLVTDWIGTQLTDGVALGSFGADVGLSIDAGLALDATGRSADAARVADAIAGRLVSSPTNPYGYVQSDEYDSDPPYDFTQIGYYANATAKAAAFTQRIGRDAATAYAAVNLVDQLEDLTDDTTGVVGDDSSFGDYANTIGQAFAAEALTVAGSPEASDATAALLAQQCPAGYFRFDLDAAACAADATGVAPDTTGLAVLSLLESGNTSPEVTAAIAEATAWLESVQRADGSLEGDSSTPGANSNSTGLAGWALGRAGRQASAAKAAAWVRSLQVADAGACASRAPTGAIAYNAADLTAARVDGIAGNATVRDTWRRASFQAAPALLWAPAASTSLGVSAPVTAVEKSTVTVTVRGVAAGEQACVSFGSDARRVVGTGSDLAVAFTLPAGAAAHTFTVATLGGTTTATTSATAVPAVPPAVPPAAPMVGDLDVSRTEKVRKNRFKVDLTCESAQPCFGKLTVSTAGKVRLGKAKKVVTVARRSYAIAPGAEKKLVLTLTKPARKLLARGTVKVKAVQTASGARRAVTTFRLKAAKG; the protein is encoded by the coding sequence ATGAAGCTCACCTCCGGCCTGGCGGTCGTCGCCCTCGCCGCTGCGACCCTGGCCCCGAGCGCCGCCGCGGCCGCTCCGGTGCCGCCCACCCAGCTCGTCACCGACTGGATCGGCACCCAGCTCACCGACGGCGTCGCCCTCGGCAGCTTCGGCGCGGACGTCGGCCTGAGCATCGACGCGGGCCTCGCGCTCGACGCCACCGGGCGCAGCGCGGACGCCGCGCGCGTCGCGGACGCGATCGCGGGCAGGCTGGTGTCCTCACCCACCAACCCGTACGGCTATGTGCAGTCCGACGAGTACGACTCCGACCCGCCCTACGACTTCACGCAGATCGGCTACTACGCCAACGCCACCGCCAAGGCGGCCGCCTTCACCCAGCGCATCGGGCGCGACGCGGCCACCGCGTACGCCGCGGTGAACCTGGTCGACCAGCTCGAGGACCTGACCGACGACACCACCGGCGTCGTCGGCGACGACAGCTCCTTCGGCGACTACGCCAACACCATCGGCCAGGCCTTCGCCGCCGAGGCGCTGACGGTCGCCGGGTCGCCGGAGGCCTCGGACGCCACGGCAGCCCTGCTGGCGCAGCAGTGCCCCGCCGGCTACTTCCGCTTCGACCTCGACGCCGCTGCGTGCGCGGCCGACGCCACCGGCGTCGCGCCCGACACCACCGGGCTCGCCGTGCTCTCGCTGCTCGAGTCCGGCAACACCTCGCCCGAGGTGACCGCAGCGATCGCCGAGGCCACCGCGTGGCTGGAGTCGGTCCAGCGCGCGGACGGGTCGCTGGAGGGTGACTCGTCCACTCCGGGTGCCAACTCCAACAGCACCGGGCTCGCCGGCTGGGCGCTCGGCCGCGCAGGTCGGCAGGCCTCCGCCGCGAAGGCTGCCGCGTGGGTGCGGAGCCTGCAGGTCGCCGACGCCGGCGCCTGCGCAAGCCGGGCGCCCACGGGGGCCATCGCCTACAACGCGGCGGACCTGACCGCCGCACGCGTCGACGGCATCGCCGGAAACGCCACCGTGCGCGACACGTGGCGCCGCGCCTCCTTCCAGGCCGCCCCCGCGCTGCTGTGGGCGCCGGCCGCGAGCACCTCGCTCGGCGTCTCGGCCCCCGTCACCGCGGTCGAGAAGAGCACCGTCACCGTCACCGTCCGCGGCGTCGCGGCGGGCGAGCAGGCGTGCGTGAGCTTCGGCAGCGACGCCCGACGCGTCGTCGGCACGGGCTCGGACCTGGCCGTCGCGTTCACCCTGCCTGCGGGAGCGGCCGCCCACACGTTCACCGTGGCCACGCTCGGCGGCACCACCACCGCCACGACCAGCGCGACGGCCGTGCCGGCCGTGCCCCCGGCCGTGCCCCCGGCCGCGCCGATGGTGGGCGACCTCGACGTGAGCCGGACCGAGAAGGTCCGCAAGAACCGCTTCAAGGTCGACCTGACGTGCGAGAGCGCCCAGCCCTGCTTCGGCAAGCTCACGGTGAGCACGGCCGGCAAGGTGAGGCTCGGGAAGGCGAAGAAGGTCGTGACCGTCGCCAGGCGGAGCTACGCCATCGCCCCCGGAGCCGAGAAGAAGCTCGTCCTCACCCTGACCAAGCCGGCCCGCAAGCTCCTCGCCCGAGGCACCGTCAAGGTGAAGGCCGTGCAGACCGCGTCGGGGGCCCGGCGGGCGGTCACTACGTTCAGGCTCAAGGCCGCCAAGGGCTGA
- a CDS encoding prenyltransferase/squalene oxidase repeat-containing protein: MHHRNRPIRTAALALSTAALGIGVLAAPPASADPSPALRAAQAAASTDSTPSTIAAEWIAGELSNGLITTPQGPDFGLTIDTGLALATVASQGGTVTAINNSLEPRIGEYVGDGTKESYAGALGKAATFARTAKKNPTSYGGVNLIARLEERTANVPADPAAEPQAAAFAGRIFDKSEFGNFANVVGQSYAVRALTLAGSAEAGAARDFLLKQQCASGYFRLDFAKADVPNQSCTEGAAGSEADPDATALAVINLVESGDRSAAVQGALAKAGTWLAERQRGSGAIRSAGPGASINTNSTAVGGYALGLLKNRDAALKAALWIRKNQPVDKYKCRTALTKDTGAVAYRRDRVTAATTTGIPADARGEWRRATAQAILGLQFAPASKDKLRIVSVRREARAGDNVQFQVYGLAPSESACMQVKGDFLRVKGKKSGAKIVRKLQLPTGNQRRVALVKTSDDEARTSLRVRN; the protein is encoded by the coding sequence ATGCACCATCGCAACCGACCCATCCGTACGGCGGCCCTCGCCCTGTCGACCGCCGCCCTGGGGATCGGCGTCCTCGCCGCCCCGCCGGCCTCGGCGGACCCGTCGCCGGCCCTCCGTGCCGCCCAGGCGGCCGCGTCCACCGACAGCACGCCCTCGACGATCGCCGCCGAGTGGATCGCCGGGGAGCTCAGCAACGGGCTCATCACGACCCCGCAGGGCCCCGACTTCGGTCTCACCATCGACACCGGCCTGGCGCTCGCGACCGTCGCCAGCCAGGGCGGCACCGTCACGGCGATCAACAACTCGCTCGAGCCGCGCATCGGTGAGTACGTCGGTGACGGGACGAAGGAGTCCTACGCCGGGGCGCTGGGCAAGGCCGCGACCTTCGCCCGCACCGCCAAGAAGAACCCGACCAGCTACGGCGGCGTCAACCTGATCGCCCGGCTGGAGGAGCGCACGGCCAACGTGCCGGCGGACCCGGCTGCCGAGCCGCAGGCCGCCGCCTTCGCTGGCCGGATCTTCGACAAGTCGGAGTTCGGCAACTTCGCGAACGTCGTCGGGCAGTCCTACGCCGTGCGCGCGCTGACGCTGGCCGGGTCCGCCGAGGCGGGCGCGGCTCGCGACTTCCTGCTCAAGCAGCAGTGCGCCTCGGGCTACTTCCGGCTCGACTTCGCCAAGGCCGACGTGCCGAACCAGTCGTGCACGGAAGGTGCCGCGGGGAGCGAGGCCGACCCGGACGCCACCGCCCTCGCGGTGATCAACCTGGTCGAGTCCGGCGACAGGAGCGCCGCGGTCCAGGGCGCCCTGGCCAAGGCCGGCACGTGGCTGGCCGAGCGTCAACGTGGCAGCGGCGCGATCCGCAGCGCCGGCCCCGGGGCCTCGATCAACACCAACTCCACCGCCGTGGGCGGCTACGCCCTGGGCCTGCTCAAGAACCGCGACGCGGCCCTCAAGGCGGCGCTGTGGATCCGCAAGAACCAGCCGGTCGACAAGTACAAGTGCCGCACCGCGCTGACCAAGGACACGGGCGCCGTCGCCTACCGCAGGGACCGCGTCACCGCGGCCACCACCACCGGGATCCCGGCCGACGCCCGAGGCGAGTGGCGCCGCGCCACCGCCCAGGCGATCCTCGGCCTGCAGTTCGCCCCGGCCAGCAAGGACAAGCTGCGCATCGTGTCCGTGCGTCGTGAGGCCCGGGCCGGCGACAACGTGCAGTTCCAGGTCTACGGCCTGGCGCCCAGCGAGAGCGCCTGCATGCAGGTCAAGGGCGACTTCCTGCGCGTGAAGGGCAAGAAGTCGGGCGCGAAGATCGTGCGCAAGCTGCAGCTGCCCACCGGCAACCAGCGGCGCGTCGCGCTCGTCAAGACGTCCGACGACGAGGCGCGGACGTCCCTCCGGGTCCGCAACTGA